A region of Chitinophaga horti DNA encodes the following proteins:
- a CDS encoding RagB/SusD family nutrient uptake outer membrane protein, with translation MKKVFLIICCSALLFGCRKLDQPNTREFTDEAYWRDSQDALDALASCYENMSSDYHFFGNEALSDNAFVSGTGFNGVSLIAGGSYDQANARVNDEWGYRFRAIRKCNIVTTNIDRVPVIDPALKKRIVAEARFIRAYSYFQLVNWFGDVPFYTNLITIDEAKTIGRTSKATILEFIFKELNEIRADLPTNTEYAEKDRGRITRGAAIALTARIRMFTGEWPEVKKECELLLGNSANGTYGLVANYPDLFKVSNEFNNEVILDLQYGGGRLYSTQRSFLPQTVSLLRATLVPTQDLVDDYIMTNGRAISEAGSGYDENNPYANRDPRLAQTIIYHNSTFVDMEGKTQTILTLPGSNPATNSVDDQGASPTGYYFRKFADMTAQNYNSGLNLPLIRYADVLLMYAEAMAQTQVMDKNTWDRTIRALRIRAKFTDAAATEFPAAATQAQLLDIVKRERRAELAFEGTRAFDIRRWKIAATVLNKPVRGIKVTSGAFNKDDKGYIIVETRRFIDPKHYLWPVPTFERDQNKNLGQNDDWQ, from the coding sequence ATGAAGAAAGTATTTCTGATCATATGTTGTTCCGCGCTTTTGTTCGGCTGCCGTAAACTGGACCAGCCCAACACGCGTGAGTTCACCGACGAAGCTTACTGGCGAGATAGCCAGGATGCGCTGGACGCGCTCGCCAGCTGCTATGAGAATATGTCGAGCGATTACCATTTCTTTGGCAACGAAGCCCTCAGCGACAATGCATTTGTATCCGGTACCGGTTTTAACGGCGTGTCGCTGATCGCAGGCGGCAGCTACGACCAGGCCAATGCACGTGTAAACGACGAATGGGGCTATCGCTTCAGGGCGATCCGTAAGTGTAACATCGTTACCACTAACATCGATCGTGTACCGGTAATTGATCCTGCACTGAAAAAGCGCATCGTGGCAGAAGCCCGTTTCATCCGCGCGTACTCTTACTTCCAGCTGGTAAACTGGTTTGGTGATGTGCCTTTCTACACCAACCTGATCACCATCGACGAGGCGAAAACAATTGGCCGCACGAGCAAAGCGACCATCCTTGAATTTATCTTTAAAGAGCTGAACGAGATTCGTGCCGATTTGCCAACGAATACTGAGTATGCGGAAAAAGACCGTGGTCGCATTACCCGTGGTGCTGCCATTGCGCTAACTGCCCGTATCCGCATGTTTACCGGCGAATGGCCAGAGGTGAAGAAAGAGTGTGAGCTGCTGCTCGGCAACTCCGCCAACGGTACTTACGGGCTGGTAGCCAACTATCCTGATCTGTTCAAAGTATCCAACGAGTTCAATAATGAAGTGATCCTGGACCTGCAATACGGCGGTGGTCGTCTTTACAGCACGCAGCGTAGCTTCCTGCCGCAGACCGTTTCCCTGTTGAGGGCTACTTTGGTGCCTACGCAGGATCTGGTGGATGATTACATTATGACCAACGGCCGTGCGATCAGCGAAGCCGGTTCCGGTTACGATGAGAACAATCCGTATGCTAACAGGGATCCTCGTCTGGCGCAGACCATCATCTACCACAACTCCACGTTCGTAGATATGGAAGGCAAAACACAAACGATCCTCACGCTGCCAGGTTCTAATCCTGCTACCAACAGCGTGGATGACCAGGGTGCATCACCAACTGGTTACTACTTCCGCAAGTTTGCAGATATGACCGCGCAGAACTACAACTCCGGCCTCAACCTGCCGCTGATCCGTTATGCGGACGTGCTGCTGATGTATGCTGAAGCCATGGCTCAAACACAGGTAATGGATAAAAACACCTGGGACAGGACCATCCGGGCACTGCGCATCCGTGCCAAGTTTACCGATGCTGCTGCTACAGAGTTTCCTGCTGCGGCTACCCAGGCGCAACTGCTGGACATTGTGAAAAGGGAGAGAAGAGCTGAACTGGCATTTGAAGGCACCCGCGCATTCGACATCCGTCGCTGGAAGATCGCTGCTACCGTGTTGAACAAGCCTGTTCGCGGTATTAAAGTGACTTCAGGTGCGTTTAACAAAGACGATAAAGGTTACATCATCGTAGAAACGCGCCGGTTCATCGATCCGAAGCACTACCTGTGGCCTGTACCTACTTTCGAACGCGATCAGAACAAAAACCTTGGCCAAAACGACGATTGGCAATAA